A segment of the Labrus mixtus chromosome 15, fLabMix1.1, whole genome shotgun sequence genome:
TAGAAGTGGACGGCCGAGTTCTACTCCGACCCTTGTCACTAAACCGATTCCCCACTTACTCATCCCTGTTTCCAACCCCCCGACAAAAATACTTCTAATCTAACTTCTACAATTAAGAGGAAAGTGgcgatttttttccccacatgcCTGCCACGGTGTTatgaatcaaaataaaacagcaaataaaaaatTACTACTACAGTGTCAAAAAAGAACCCAAAAAGCTTACCATAAACATTGAGTGTTAGTTCAGAGCTGCGGCTGCTGTCGACAGACCTGCTCTTGAGTTTTGCTAAGCAGCTGTATCGTCCACGGTGGGAGACTGAAGTAGAGTCAATGAACAGAGTAGTTCCATCTGAGTCCAAATGTGTGGTATCAGCAGGCTggactttctgtttgtctttgtaccATGTATACATCCAGTCAGAGCTGCCATCCATCCCACAGCTCAACTTCACGCTTTCAGTGGGGAACACATCCAACCAAGGTGTTTTTAACTGTCCTAATGGGACAGGAATTTCTgagaagagacacaaacacaacagcccCTTAATAATACCCTTAGTATACTTTCTTTGTATGTTTCTATTATAATTCATAGTAGTCGGAGAGGAATCAGTAAGATATGAAggtcacattttcttcacatCACAACAAATTAAAACCTCTTCACTTGTTTTGGCTCACCAGATATGAGTAAAGTCCGTTCATCACTGAACTCTGTGTGGCACAATGTTTTGTCTCTTACGGCCTGGCACTTATAAACCCCATTGTCTGATAGAGTGGCATTGATGGTAAATCTGCTGCTCCTGAtatattgtgtttcatttttgtacCAGAAGTACTCCCAACCAGATGAGGCTTCAACTTTACATTCAAAGGACACTGACTCTCCAACGTACACCTTGTCTACGTTAGGCTGTTGTGTCATCAAGGGTTTAGGCTTGttctctgaaacacaacaaagaaatgcaACTTCATGTATTTTATAATGTGAACAGTTGTTGTTCAATATAACAGCTAACCAGCTCGATTATAGTATAAAATAACAGATGTGCacagtagaagaaaaaaaggaaaactcatAACTTCAGCATACTGAGTGTTTCAAAGCGCTCAATAGAAACAAACCTTTAACTTGAAGGTGTATAGTTTGGCTGTAGTTGGAGTGGAAGACTTCTGCAGTTCCTCTCTTTGCTCTGCAGTTATATGATCCTGCAGTTGCTGTGCTGACAGAAATGTTATGATATCTTGTTTTGGATCCGGAAAGTTCCTTCTCATCTTTGTACCACATGAGCTCCCACCCAGAGGAAACATTAATGTGGCAGCTAAAGGAGACTGACTCCCCAGAGAACATCACCTTGTAGTCTGGATCCTGCGTCAGAATGACACTTGGTTTCTTGTCTGAGggaatcaataaataattagGATGTTAAAAATAGGCCACATCAAGTGTAAAGAGAAGACTGTGTTTAACCTGATTTTTCTCAAACACCTATGCCCCCTGACTTAGTTGAttaaaaaagctattttttatgtttaaggAATAATTTATTCTAGATTAACTCCCAAAAATCTATTTATATgtaagctaaaagaaaaaagaactcACCATACACCGTGAGAGTTAGTCCAGAGCTAGAGTTGCTGCTGACAGACCTTTCTTTCAGGTGTCCTTTGCACTTATACTGTCCTTTATGTGCAGCCGAAGCAGACTTGATGGAAAGAAGCGATCCACTCAGGTCAAAAGACACAACACTGTCAGCCTTGACCTCCCGTTCATCTCTGGACCAAGTATAAGTCCATCCAGTGCCTTGATCCGTCTCACACTTCAGCTGCACACTCTCTTCAGGAAAGACATCCAACCACGGTGTCATTTGTTTCAAGGAAGAAACAGGAATTTCTATgtagggagagaaagagagagttaaAAACAATTCAATTGATCTTACACAATGAAGTTACATCAAAGCGACATATGTAAATATGAGGATTCAAACTTAAAcactttaataaaacaacacagaatttgtcatgtgctgttttttcttgatttatttcTCATCTTACATCTTCAGCATATAAAGATAACAAAACAGCTATAGTCTTAAGCACAGATACAGCAGCCTATTAGACAGAGTCAAAGGTTAAAATGTCTTCAACCTTTGAGAACACATAGATCATTTCATATTGTCAAGGCGGAAGCGGCAAAACGTTTctcaagatttttaaaaaaaggcctaAAACAAAGGTAACCAAACCAAGCTCTTAAATGTAGTTTTCCGTTGTGAACATTTAGATTGACATTTCTAACTTTGTTAACCACGTAAAGCCCTTATCTCCTTTCAAAAAACATCTTCCATCTCTCTGTGAGTATGCCAGTTCTATCTAAATAAACAAGAATGCTGCCCTGTGTTACTTTACCACAACATCCTGTTTCAGcagtaaatgcaaaaaaaaaaaaaagcactcaaAATGCTGTTTCACCTCGTTCAAGAGCAGCtgcatggtttgttttttaaacacaaggacaacacaaATAACGTCCTTATTTACACTGAGATGATCAGCATTTTATATATGGACCATGGATATGGATCATGTTATACATGTGCTTGCTGTAACACAGTGCTTGAAATGCTGctttacttttatttcacttACTAAGAACATCTAGTTGCATTTCCTCACTGATATCGGTTGACATGATTTTGCCTCTGGTGGCCTTGCACGAGTATTTCCCCACATTGGAAAGATCAAGACGAATGGCATTGCTTTTGCTGGTGGCAGGCAGATCATATCCATCTTTGTACCACTGATACTCCCAGCCAGAAGACACATCAACATTGCACGTGAAGTTCACTGTTTCTCCAACATACATGGGGTTGGAAACAGGAACTTTGTGCAAAGTTGGTTTTGGCGTGTTGTCTGAAACATACAAAAGTTCATACTTTGTTACTGCAACAATGTACTAAGTCTGAGTAAATTCAGTCTCTTACGATCCAGTTGTACATTAACGTAGACAATTAGAAGGAATAGTTGTTTGGCATTTTGAGGAATATGCATTCTCTATTTTCGGTGAGAGTTGAGAAATATTGTAAACATTTTGAGTTTAACACCAATCAATTCAATTTCCTGTATCTCTGCAGATATGAACTGTCTTTACCCCATCGATGCTATATGGCAGTTAAAAAGtatttatacatgtacatacaatACCGGAAACCTATACGGATACTAGTAAGTATCAAAAAGACTTAATATATCTGTACTATAAATATTGATTAGCTTAGCCTTGCACAAAGCTGTAAAGAGGAAAACCACATTtgcttggttaaaaaaaaaaaaaaattcacaaacTGTCTTAGCAACTGGCTTTAAGACTAAAGGAAATAACTGCTACAAGCAAAATAATATTCCAGCACTTAATCCCCTCTAAGACCACGATGTGTcaattttataatttatatatttgcGTATTTAGGCTGACAAACATAATGTTAATTTGTTAGcctaaattgttttttttttgttatatttgtgCGAATCTAAATTTGGCTAAGCTAAGCTGAGGGATAATTCAGAGTAAGTCTTgaaaaaaagcaaaccagactGAAAGTTAGcttaatttaaatgtgttgcttGTGTTATGCTATGTAGCAATGACAGCTCACCATAAACTGTGACAGCAGCTGTGTTACTGAATCCGGAGGTGACATTTCGGGTTTCAAGGTAAGCTTTGCAGGCATACACTCCTCCGTGGGCTTTATTGACGGATGTGATGTTGAGCAGTGTTCCCTCATCATCAATTGTCAGCTCAGAGTCAGCCTGGAGCTCCTCTTTATTCCTGTACCAGGTGAATGTCCAGTCAGAAATGCCAACTTCACAGCTAAATGCCACGTTCTCCTCCTCGAACACATCCAGCCAAGAAGTCTGCAACTTCAGAGAGGGTGTAGGTGgatctgaagaagaaaacaaacagatgatcAACAAATAACCAAGAAATTGAAGATACAACCCAGTGACATGTATTTATCATATGATTAAATATTTTAGAGGTCTGCTGACCAGAGACTTGAAGAACTGTTGGTGTACTCTCCTCTGAGTAGAATGGGATTTTTCCTCTCTTGGCTTGACAGTGATACTGTCCTTTGTTTGGATGACCAACAGGATTTATAGTGTAAATGGAGCTAGATGCATGGATTTCTTTTCCATCATGGAACCACAGATATTCCCATCCAGAGGACTCACGGACTGTGCAAGTGAAGGTGACAGACTCTCCAGGAAACATCTTGTTAAAGTTTGGCTTTTGGCTCATAGCGGGCCTGGGTTTGTTTGCTAATTGAATAGAAGATAGAAAAATACCATTTCAATCATTTAATGCTGACCAGATATttagcaaaagaagaaaaagtgatgGAACCCAATACTTACACTGAACTCTGAGTTGGAGTGGGGCACTATCTGCAGTATAAATGCcgtttgttttgtgttggcCTTTACAGGAATAACTTCCAGAATAGTTTGGGTCTGCTGCAGTCACTGTAAGATTTGAACCATCTGTAAACAGTGACACATTTGGATCTGAAGCTTCCACTTGCTCTTGATTCCGTTTCCAGGTGAAGCTCCAGTCGGAGCTTCCAGCAATACCACATCTGAACTCCACTTTCTCAGAAGGGAACACATCCAACCAGGTGGAAAGTAGCTGCAGAGATGGTACGGGAGGCTCTGGAAATTGATTTAAATACATGATTTAATACATTCAAATACGATTATATGGAACATCCATGTAACACCAGATCAATGGAAAACTtaagcaaaataaaacataaataagtaAACTTTTTAGAGGACAAATTGCAGTTATGATGTCATCGCTACAAAGAAgtacagaaagtaaaaaaaggaacaactgTGAGAATTTTTTTTGACAACGCCCAAGGTGATTTCATAGCTTTCCTTTGCTGGTTCACAAATTGAACACATTACTGTCAAATGTATTAACATATCTGCTCTCTCATACCTCTCACGCTGTATGAAATACTGTTTTCAGGAattaacattttctgaaaattaaaTCCACTAAATATTataattaaaactttaaaccTGTTTGTCATACAATAATGGTTTAAACTTGGGTTGAATTCTCACCATAGACAGTTGTAATCACTTCCAGCCGAGCAGTAGTTGAAGGTACATCTCCGGGCATTGTCATGGCTGGTGGATGAAAACGTAGAGAGCAGAATTTATATCAGAACATTCAACGTTTGAGCTCTACCTTTATCTTAGGTGGAGATTCAAGCAGGTACGTCTGCAATAACAAACTCAGACCTGTATCGATTAACAATCAGGCATCAACAAATGATTTGATGATTTGAACAAAACATTTAGAACAACATACTACTGAAATGAAATCTTGCACAAGCAGGTGTTTAATAGTAGAAACTTTTAGACTCATTATAACAAAGTACATCATGTTCCTCATGTTGATATACTCATGTACTTCCTCAACATTATTCCGCTTGTTTAGACAGTTTAGTTGAAGACTTTTGCAACATTTGTTTGGTACAAAAAATGGGTAAAGCTATTTAGTCTTTAATCTAAGATTCAATTTTAAgtgaacatttaatttattgtgCATTTCctgtgaacaaaataaaatctgtttaaagcagaatgttatttttaaatgttaaattagcTTAAAACTACAGTTGAAATCAGTGCAATATCCAGAAAATACTAAATCATCTTAGGTAAACTGATTTCTTACCATCTTGAGGATCCTCAGCTGCACAAACAGCAGTGAAATCTgccaaatataaaaaaagatgaacatgaaCATCAAATTGAAATGTACATGcaaatattctttatttaagatgaattttttttaaaaagtatgctTTAGAACTTACATATCACACAGAAGACCTGGGTGAGCCACATTTTCCATTGAGCTGTACATGTAAAGGCAGTGTTGCTGGATTGACTCATGTAGCTGCTGTGTAGTGACGCTCAGAAAATAGGGCGCAGACTCGAAAAGGGTGTGTAAAAAACTCTTCTCAGAACtcacctctctgtttttttttgttttgttgaagcAACAGGAAATGTGGTTGTCAACCACACTAGCTTTTGTGCTCTCAACATGCATTGGGTTGCTGATTTGAGCTGAAAAGTAACATGAGTTTAGGGGAAGTGACACAACATGACAGAATGTTAAGTTGCACTGACAATTGGGTGGTAGTGCATAAAAAGGTGTTAAATGTGTGTAAGGAGAAGATATTCAGTATAAATTCAATATAAGATGGTTAATCTGtattatttttgattaaattaactgattttttttttcagcagacgTGTAAGCTACAAGAACagtttcctgt
Coding sequences within it:
- the LOC132989228 gene encoding obscurin — encoded protein: MWLTQVFCVIYFTAVCAAEDPQDEPPVPSLQLLSTWLDVFPSEKVEFRCGIAGSSDWSFTWKRNQEQVEASDPNVSLFTDGSNLTVTAADPNYSGSYSCKGQHKTNGIYTADSAPLQLRVQSNKPRPAMSQKPNFNKMFPGESVTFTCTVRESSGWEYLWFHDGKEIHASSSIYTINPVGHPNKGQYHCQAKRGKIPFYSEESTPTVLQVSDPPTPSLKLQTSWLDVFEEENVAFSCEVGISDWTFTWYRNKEELQADSELTIDDEGTLLNITSVNKAHGGVYACKAYLETRNVTSGFSNTAAVTVYDNTPKPTLHKVPVSNPMYVGETVNFTCNVDVSSGWEYQWYKDGYDLPATSKSNAIRLDLSNVGKYSCKATRGKIMSTDISEEMQLDVLKIPVSSLKQMTPWLDVFPEESVQLKCETDQGTGWTYTWSRDEREVKADSVVSFDLSGSLLSIKSASAAHKGQYKCKGHLKERSVSSNSSSGLTLTVYDKKPSVILTQDPDYKVMFSGESVSFSCHINVSSGWELMWYKDEKELSGSKTRYHNISVSTATAGSYNCRAKRGTAEVFHSNYSQTIHLQVKENKPKPLMTQQPNVDKVYVGESVSFECKVEASSGWEYFWYKNETQYIRSSRFTINATLSDNGVYKCQAVRDKTLCHTEFSDERTLLISEIPVPLGQLKTPWLDVFPTESVKLSCGMDGSSDWMYTWYKDKQKVQPADTTHLDSDGTTLFIDSTSVSHRGRYSCLAKLKSRSVDSSRSSELTLNVYDTKPRVTLTRTPTYNVTHTGDLVSFHCHINVSSEWEYMWYKDNRAIVESGNNHTITSVAIKNTGSYQCQVKRGREAVFLSDPSEAVNINVLERPQANIILLTGWSEVFSTDSLVLKCGVQDSQDTWNYTWFKEDKQINHPPSEKHTVTPQDNPEQSQYTCRGNRDGRPSYSKTSQHFMTKNLLLKRRVLLSISGCIFFGIIAVFLGCIILRVFHKPADDDDRPEEADLFLTMAQQKGADVPCPLVEYITDATLNASSKEVEENGTICSETTPLPITSQEDQDVKTESHDTAKNNGGLVSFMQ